One Owenweeksia hongkongensis DSM 17368 genomic region harbors:
- a CDS encoding peptidylprolyl isomerase: protein MLRFPLRPKSLFLYAILSFLFLAACSQNNTAADTVIRRESTQIKVENKRKEPKTLTENNAQDFLKQYAAEHKETVVEVSTPKGNIKIQLYKNTPLHRANFLYLTKKKYFDDTWFYRVSEGHVIQAGNTDAVETVRKRKKIGEYKIPAEMVETNYHKYGSVAMARSYFQNPEKLSDPYEFYIVLGKSYTRRELELLAEKHEMTFTDAQLDFYSKNTGSPHLDGQHTVFGEVVAGMDFVEAISKVQVDEGEWPVVNLPIKVKVVK from the coding sequence ATGCTAAGATTCCCTCTTCGTCCCAAATCATTATTCCTTTATGCTATCCTCAGTTTTTTGTTTTTGGCGGCTTGTAGCCAAAATAACACCGCAGCAGATACAGTTATAAGGAGGGAAAGCACACAGATTAAGGTAGAGAACAAAAGGAAAGAACCTAAGACTTTAACAGAGAATAATGCTCAGGACTTCTTAAAGCAATATGCTGCTGAGCATAAAGAAACCGTGGTTGAAGTAAGCACTCCAAAAGGAAATATTAAAATCCAACTTTACAAAAACACGCCCCTTCATAGGGCAAATTTTTTATACCTAACTAAAAAGAAATATTTTGATGACACTTGGTTTTATCGGGTAAGCGAAGGTCACGTAATACAAGCAGGAAATACCGATGCCGTGGAAACTGTGAGAAAACGAAAGAAAATAGGCGAGTACAAAATTCCTGCAGAAATGGTGGAAACCAACTATCATAAATATGGCTCTGTGGCCATGGCACGTTCGTATTTTCAAAACCCAGAAAAGCTTTCTGACCCCTATGAATTTTACATTGTGCTAGGCAAAAGTTACACTCGGAGGGAGCTTGAGTTATTAGCAGAAAAGCATGAAATGACCTTTACTGATGCACAGTTAGATTTTTATAGTAAGAATACAGGTTCGCCACATTTAGATGGCCAGCATACAGTATTTGGCGAGGTGGTAGCCGGAATGGATTTTGTGGAGGCAATAAGTAAAGTGCAGGTAGATGAAGGGGAATGGCCTGTGGTAAATTTGCCAATTAAAGTAAAAGTGGTGAAATAG
- a CDS encoding DUF1684 domain-containing protein, with product MIKPPLILLFTLVASMLSAQNIIEENTAWRKKQNAEFRDSTQSPLKDIDRKNFDSLAFYPINETFYIIASVTQTPDSVPFKMKTSTDRLADYRQWGIAHFEIDSQKFDLPVYQNLRLLSLPNYKDYLFIPFTDLTNGEETYGAGRYVEATLPEGDTLLIDFNKAYNPYCAYNDKYSCPIPPKENHLGIEIKAGELVFEKH from the coding sequence ATGATTAAACCCCCACTAATTCTTCTTTTCACTTTAGTTGCTTCAATGCTTTCCGCTCAAAATATTATTGAAGAAAACACGGCTTGGCGCAAAAAGCAAAATGCAGAGTTTAGGGATTCTACCCAAAGTCCTCTCAAAGATATAGACAGAAAAAACTTTGATAGCCTAGCTTTTTATCCCATCAATGAGACTTTTTACATAATAGCTTCGGTTACCCAAACACCGGATAGTGTCCCTTTTAAAATGAAAACTAGCACCGACCGCTTGGCAGATTATCGCCAGTGGGGCATTGCCCATTTCGAAATTGACTCACAAAAATTTGATTTACCGGTTTATCAAAACCTTAGATTGTTAAGTCTCCCAAATTACAAAGACTACTTGTTCATTCCTTTTACAGACCTTACCAATGGAGAAGAAACATATGGAGCCGGTCGATATGTAGAAGCCACCCTTCCTGAAGGTGATACATTACTTATCGATTTTAATAAAGCCTATAATCCTTACTGCGCTTATAACGATAAGTACTCTTGCCCTATTCCGCCAAAGGAAAACCACTTGGGCATTGAGATAAAAGCTGGAGAATTAGTGTTTGAAAAGCATTAA
- a CDS encoding Hsp20/alpha crystallin family protein gives MSLRQFDEDLRNRNSFSGYFKDNFFTDSLMRRSDYRPAANVQSLDDRYEIQLALPGYKRESINLSVDQNILTIEAEEIKRSEINENYTRREFYQSSFQRSFSLPDDVNEDKIEATFKDGVLIISIGRHDHDPKVRQRKIEIK, from the coding sequence ATGTCACTTAGACAATTTGACGAAGACCTTCGAAATAGAAACTCTTTCTCAGGCTATTTCAAAGACAACTTCTTTACAGATAGCCTCATGAGAAGAAGTGATTATAGGCCCGCTGCCAATGTTCAATCTCTAGACGATAGATACGAAATTCAATTGGCGTTGCCCGGCTATAAGCGTGAAAGTATCAATCTATCAGTAGATCAAAACATCTTGACCATTGAAGCCGAAGAAATAAAACGCAGTGAAATTAACGAGAATTACACTAGACGTGAGTTTTACCAATCTTCATTTCAGCGTTCATTCAGCTTGCCGGATGATGTAAATGAAGATAAAATAGAAGCCACTTTTAAAGACGGAGTGCTCATAATTTCCATAGGTAGGCATGATCATGACCCTAAAGTCAGACAACGCAAAATTGAAATTAAATAG
- a CDS encoding C1 family peptidase, which yields MRIKSFAIALSLCATIPLAAQDELIDKVKDNGAADAEQGFEFETIVDLEATPVKNQGRSGTCWSYATSSFIESEMIRMGKEPVDISEMFTVRQVYLDKAERYVRLHGNLNFGQGGALPDVMYVIKKYGAVPQEVYEGLDYGMDENNHGELESILKAQLEQVVKNHNKTLSPSWRKAFEATLDAYLGEYPEEFEWNGKKYTPRTFADEVIGIKPDNYIQITSFTHQPMHELVMIEVPDNWLWGESYNVTLDEMEQAVDYSLEQGYTMGWATDVSEKGFSLKNALAIVPAEDYSDMTSEERETMFEGPKEEMKIDAEIRQAAYDNYETTDDHGMQITGKVKDQNGNEYYVVKNSWGERKNSNRVGYIYASESFFRYKTISVLMHKDALPKSIKKELDL from the coding sequence ATGAGAATAAAAAGTTTCGCAATAGCCCTATCGCTATGTGCTACTATTCCACTTGCGGCACAGGATGAACTGATTGACAAAGTAAAAGACAATGGAGCTGCAGATGCAGAGCAAGGTTTTGAATTTGAAACCATAGTAGATTTAGAAGCTACTCCGGTAAAAAATCAAGGGAGAAGTGGTACTTGCTGGAGTTATGCCACCAGCTCGTTCATAGAATCAGAGATGATTAGAATGGGTAAGGAGCCAGTGGATATTTCCGAAATGTTTACCGTTCGTCAAGTATATCTGGATAAAGCTGAGCGTTACGTACGTCTTCATGGTAATCTAAACTTTGGACAAGGTGGTGCTTTGCCAGATGTAATGTATGTTATCAAAAAGTATGGTGCCGTTCCTCAAGAAGTATATGAAGGGTTGGACTATGGGATGGACGAAAACAACCATGGTGAGCTTGAAAGTATTTTGAAAGCACAACTTGAACAAGTAGTAAAAAATCATAACAAAACACTTTCTCCAAGTTGGAGAAAAGCTTTTGAAGCCACGCTTGACGCTTACCTTGGAGAGTATCCAGAAGAGTTTGAGTGGAACGGAAAAAAGTACACTCCACGTACTTTTGCTGATGAAGTAATTGGTATAAAGCCGGATAACTACATTCAGATAACATCGTTTACACACCAGCCAATGCATGAGTTGGTAATGATTGAGGTTCCTGATAATTGGCTTTGGGGAGAGAGCTACAACGTAACTCTTGACGAAATGGAGCAGGCTGTAGATTATAGCTTAGAGCAGGGCTACACTATGGGCTGGGCCACTGATGTTAGCGAAAAAGGTTTTTCATTGAAGAATGCACTTGCTATAGTTCCTGCTGAGGATTATAGCGATATGACTTCTGAAGAGCGTGAAACAATGTTTGAAGGACCAAAGGAAGAAATGAAGATTGATGCGGAAATCCGTCAAGCGGCTTATGATAACTATGAAACCACTGATGACCACGGTATGCAAATTACCGGGAAGGTGAAAGACCAAAATGGTAATGAGTACTATGTGGTAAAGAATAGCTGGGGCGAGCGTAAAAACAGTAACCGTGTAGGGTACATTTATGCATCTGAGTCTTTCTTTAGATATAAAACTATTTCGGTGCTAATGCATAAAGATGCTTTACCGAAAAGCATCAAAAAGGAACTTGATCTGTAA
- a CDS encoding tetratricopeptide repeat-containing sensor histidine kinase, with protein sequence MKTNILFLLFCFGAYGQSSFFWQNIVNTDSLNIYSDSILAMPSGESNRIAKNIQISALRNRDSLLYASSLGLETKSRFINGELNQSLALQNEALAIFQKYKNKEGQCAALITLALIDFENGNLYQARSKLRNSTKLALEINNHYYHALSEYHIAQINFTQQQYSKSKKGLIKAKSILESADLNLDLEFAIFQQLALIEIEFGQLSRAYDLLNKTKQKALHPDYLYNLNLNWSKYWQAMLNPQKAEEAGIKALLWANAHHSPTLSIEAQINLSEVYILKKNNQKSIEFAQQAKNLHNNLPAATSLKLQVLNQLHKVYLASADTAKALTALLQLNTIQDSLKSFELVTLPFTTTKPKTRIDTLPKTDTLEASVSSSPKRILIKAKGKEVIIGLIIFSAIAFIIGLITSILLFKQKRELKKLKTTHKKLSEKEEQISIEQLELKKDNQQLKDLDKNKNKVFSILTHDIRQPINQVKSVLELLEMEDLTKKDRVEIVQKLRESIDNSSNALENLLLWSKKQLTGINTKIVDVHLLPQVWQIESQVKANLDSKNLKLDIHVPDFLKVKADMSQLDICLRNLVNNAIKFSNSGGVITIEAVEENGDKIIRVIDNGVGMSIDQVDKLKNMKGDFTTLGTMNEKGTGLGVLITREFMQNQNGELDIQSRKGEGSIFSMIFHEAPK encoded by the coding sequence TTGAAAACGAACATACTATTCTTGCTGTTCTGTTTTGGTGCGTATGGCCAAAGTAGTTTTTTTTGGCAAAACATTGTTAATACTGATAGTCTGAATATTTATTCGGATAGTATTTTGGCCATGCCCAGTGGTGAAAGCAACCGTATTGCTAAAAATATTCAGATAAGTGCTCTGCGCAATAGAGACAGTCTTTTATATGCTTCTTCACTCGGTCTTGAAACTAAATCAAGATTTATAAATGGCGAATTAAATCAGTCATTAGCTTTACAAAATGAAGCGCTTGCCATATTTCAGAAGTATAAAAACAAGGAAGGCCAATGTGCTGCCCTTATCACACTTGCTCTTATTGATTTTGAAAATGGAAACTTATATCAAGCACGTAGTAAATTAAGGAATAGCACAAAGCTAGCTTTAGAAATAAATAATCATTATTACCATGCGCTATCCGAATATCACATTGCGCAAATCAACTTTACTCAACAGCAATACTCAAAGTCAAAGAAAGGTTTAATAAAAGCTAAATCTATTTTGGAATCGGCTGATCTAAACTTAGATCTGGAGTTTGCCATTTTTCAGCAACTTGCTCTTATTGAAATTGAATTTGGTCAATTAAGCCGAGCTTATGATTTACTGAACAAAACCAAGCAAAAAGCTTTACATCCTGATTATCTTTATAATTTAAACCTGAATTGGTCTAAGTATTGGCAGGCAATGCTCAACCCACAAAAGGCTGAAGAAGCTGGTATAAAAGCTTTATTATGGGCAAATGCCCATCACAGTCCTACCTTAAGTATTGAAGCCCAAATCAACTTATCAGAAGTTTATATTCTGAAAAAAAACAACCAAAAAAGTATTGAATTTGCCCAACAGGCAAAAAATCTTCATAACAATCTTCCTGCTGCTACTTCGCTCAAACTACAAGTCCTTAATCAACTACATAAAGTTTACTTAGCCAGTGCTGATACGGCCAAAGCCTTAACAGCTCTTTTACAATTAAACACTATTCAAGATTCGCTTAAAAGCTTTGAGTTGGTAACCCTGCCCTTTACCACCACGAAGCCAAAAACAAGAATTGATACACTCCCTAAGACGGATACCTTAGAGGCTTCTGTATCCTCCTCCCCTAAAAGAATATTGATAAAAGCGAAAGGTAAAGAAGTGATAATTGGGCTTATCATTTTCTCAGCCATCGCTTTCATTATTGGACTTATTACTTCCATCCTACTCTTTAAGCAAAAACGAGAATTAAAAAAACTCAAAACAACACATAAGAAACTTTCTGAGAAAGAGGAACAAATAAGTATAGAGCAGCTAGAGTTGAAAAAAGACAACCAGCAACTTAAAGATCTTGACAAAAATAAAAACAAGGTTTTCTCAATACTTACCCACGATATACGCCAACCTATAAATCAAGTTAAATCTGTTTTAGAACTGTTGGAAATGGAAGACTTGACTAAAAAAGATCGTGTAGAAATCGTCCAAAAGCTTCGCGAATCGATTGACAACTCTAGCAATGCGCTCGAAAATTTACTCCTATGGAGTAAAAAGCAGTTGACGGGTATCAATACTAAGATCGTAGATGTTCACCTATTACCTCAGGTGTGGCAAATCGAAAGCCAGGTAAAGGCAAATTTGGATTCTAAAAATCTTAAATTGGACATTCACGTTCCCGATTTCTTAAAAGTGAAAGCCGACATGAGTCAGCTAGATATCTGCCTCCGAAACTTGGTGAACAATGCCATCAAATTTTCCAATAGCGGTGGTGTAATCACCATTGAGGCAGTTGAAGAAAATGGAGACAAAATTATAAGGGTAATTGATAATGGAGTAGGCATGTCTATAGATCAAGTAGATAAGCTTAAAAACATGAAAGGTGATTTTACCACCCTTGGCACCATGAATGAAAAAGGCACCGGACTTGGAGTATTAATTACCCGTGAGTTTATGCAAAATCAAAATGGCGAGTTAGATATCCAAAGTCGTAAAGGAGAAGGAAGCATTTTCAGCATGATTTTTCATGAAGCGCCAAAATAG
- a CDS encoding AlbA family DNA-binding domain-containing protein, with amino-acid sequence MNSKGAPSNHPRQLDQIQGTEFDLNRMIKEGEHQKQDFKFRIDSSQKIAKTLCAFANTDGGKLLIGVKDNGRLAGIDPEEEFYMIDGAANIYCKPAIEFYSTVYSAEDKLILEIEVPPSINRPHFAKTEDQKWIAYVRQNDENFMANGVLLSYLRDKTPKSERKNLIAYGDHERMLFDYLSENEEISLSKFSKIAKIPIRKAEKTLALFIKWEIINWKATEAGIRFSLVG; translated from the coding sequence ATGAACTCAAAAGGAGCCCCATCAAATCATCCTCGCCAGCTCGACCAAATACAGGGTACCGAGTTTGATTTGAACAGAATGATAAAGGAAGGTGAGCATCAAAAGCAGGATTTTAAATTTCGCATTGATAGCTCCCAAAAAATAGCAAAAACTTTATGCGCCTTTGCCAATACTGATGGTGGCAAATTACTGATTGGTGTAAAAGACAATGGTAGACTTGCTGGTATTGATCCTGAAGAAGAATTTTACATGATAGATGGTGCAGCAAATATTTACTGTAAACCAGCCATCGAGTTTTACTCAACTGTATACTCTGCCGAGGATAAGTTGATTTTAGAAATAGAAGTTCCTCCATCTATAAACCGGCCACATTTTGCAAAAACTGAAGACCAGAAGTGGATTGCCTATGTAAGGCAAAATGATGAAAACTTTATGGCTAACGGGGTGCTTCTCTCCTACTTGCGTGACAAAACACCGAAGAGCGAAAGGAAAAACTTAATAGCTTATGGCGACCATGAGCGAATGCTTTTTGACTATTTAAGTGAAAATGAAGAAATATCACTGAGCAAGTTTTCCAAAATAGCCAAAATCCCTATTCGGAAGGCAGAAAAAACTTTAGCTCTATTTATAAAGTGGGAAATCATAAATTGGAAAGCTACAGAGGCTGGAATTCGCTTTTCATTAGTCGGGTGA
- a CDS encoding ATP-binding protein, with translation MNIRYFLLLLLATAHLIPCAGQQNFDDTTSTEDTLLELTIKMEDWVYKNIDSSRYYACELMNESLLKNDSFYIAYAYTGLSSTLFYQYRLDEALEYLHVSYDIYQKIGDSSDLSDANMNFGNVYTEMGFFEKGLNYYKSAEDYLPKNSEWLHYNLAYLYYNTSQTFMDLGDFINTQEYLNKAEHNAIQDSAYELLFAIKNVNAELLLIEGQDEEARKYAQLALNQAKEYGDLLEQSKSLELLAQVHANYGNHTKAISFQKEALGKAIEFGEPVEIAKQYGHLSSIMLSSGKNQAALEYAEIAQKYADTIKSQLLHKDIALILGQALESNNFPKEALQAYKTYYAYKDTLAKINIHERILLTQNKIQSQEAELLKAKNSFQQSVIKQDRIVMIGIGTAFILALIILLILLKSLRRKHHSQQIIEGKQKLLNAKSEELNNTNQALRQLNEGKDKLLSILTHDLKQPFNQTLQLLEILDHEMNEDEDLRELTRKVKDTVENTKGTVDNLLTWTKSQFTNLKTRPKAVLIKPLAMELRAEFTNAIEQKRINFQIEMEPGLKVLADPNHLEIILRNLLQNAVKFSNSEGEINVRAIKEKENVHIEVSDDGKGMDQEQIKKLFDVNAHFSTPGTLNEKGTGLGMLIVNDFVQENNGQLEVKSKPNKGSTFRIILPAA, from the coding sequence GTGAACATTAGATACTTTTTGCTCCTTCTTCTTGCTACGGCACATCTTATCCCCTGTGCCGGGCAGCAAAATTTTGATGATACCACATCAACCGAGGACACTTTGCTTGAATTAACAATTAAAATGGAAGATTGGGTTTACAAAAACATTGATAGCTCACGCTATTATGCTTGTGAATTGATGAACGAATCATTGCTTAAAAATGATAGCTTCTATATAGCGTATGCCTACACAGGACTATCGTCCACCCTATTTTATCAGTATCGACTAGATGAGGCGTTGGAATATCTTCATGTAAGTTATGACATATACCAAAAAATTGGTGATTCCAGTGATCTATCAGATGCCAATATGAATTTTGGCAACGTATACACTGAAATGGGATTTTTTGAAAAAGGGCTTAATTATTATAAAAGTGCTGAGGACTACCTTCCTAAGAATAGTGAGTGGTTACATTATAATTTAGCGTACCTATATTATAATACTTCTCAAACCTTTATGGACTTGGGTGACTTTATTAATACTCAAGAATACTTGAACAAAGCTGAGCACAATGCTATTCAGGATAGTGCGTATGAGTTACTTTTTGCGATAAAAAATGTAAATGCGGAGTTACTCCTAATTGAGGGTCAGGATGAAGAGGCCCGCAAGTATGCACAACTGGCGCTAAATCAAGCAAAAGAGTATGGAGACCTGCTCGAACAATCTAAATCATTGGAACTATTAGCACAGGTGCATGCTAATTATGGTAACCATACAAAAGCCATTTCTTTTCAAAAAGAAGCTTTAGGGAAGGCAATTGAATTTGGCGAGCCGGTGGAGATTGCTAAACAATATGGCCACTTATCTTCCATAATGCTAAGTTCAGGTAAAAATCAAGCGGCACTGGAATACGCTGAAATTGCACAAAAATATGCTGACACGATAAAATCCCAATTGCTGCACAAGGATATCGCTCTAATACTTGGTCAGGCCTTAGAATCAAACAACTTTCCTAAAGAAGCTTTACAAGCTTATAAAACATATTATGCCTACAAAGACACTCTCGCCAAGATAAATATTCATGAGCGGATACTATTAACCCAGAATAAAATTCAAAGTCAAGAGGCTGAGTTACTAAAAGCAAAAAATTCATTTCAACAATCTGTAATAAAGCAGGATAGAATAGTGATGATAGGCATAGGCACTGCATTTATACTGGCCCTCATTATTCTACTTATTCTGCTAAAAAGTTTACGCAGAAAACATCATTCGCAGCAAATTATAGAAGGAAAGCAAAAGTTACTCAACGCAAAAAGTGAGGAACTCAATAATACTAATCAAGCCTTAAGGCAACTAAATGAAGGAAAGGATAAACTACTTTCTATTTTGACTCATGATCTTAAACAACCATTCAATCAAACTCTTCAACTCCTTGAGATTTTAGATCATGAAATGAATGAAGATGAAGATCTGCGTGAATTGACTAGAAAGGTAAAAGATACAGTAGAAAATACCAAAGGCACCGTAGATAACCTGCTTACCTGGACTAAATCACAATTTACAAATCTAAAAACAAGACCAAAGGCCGTATTAATAAAGCCTCTTGCAATGGAGCTACGAGCAGAGTTTACCAATGCAATTGAGCAAAAAAGAATAAACTTTCAGATAGAAATGGAGCCAGGCCTAAAAGTGCTAGCGGATCCAAACCACCTCGAGATTATACTTAGAAACTTGCTTCAAAACGCTGTGAAATTTTCTAATTCGGAAGGAGAAATAAACGTGCGTGCTATAAAGGAAAAGGAAAATGTACATATTGAAGTAAGTGATGACGGCAAGGGAATGGATCAGGAGCAAATAAAAAAACTATTTGATGTAAATGCTCATTTCTCTACTCCCGGCACTTTGAATGAAAAAGGCACAGGCTTAGGAATGCTTATTGTAAATGACTTTGTACAGGAAAACAACGGCCAGCTGGAGGTTAAAAGCAAACCAAACAAGGGAAGCACTTTTAGAATAATACTTCCTGCTGCGTAG
- a CDS encoding multidrug effflux MFS transporter, producing the protein MTKRQQYIIILILGAIAALGPFSIDMYLPGFSAIAKDLNTDVASVGLTLTSYFIGISVGQLIYGPLVDRYGRKKPLLIGLFIYLVAALGCALSPSIDWLIALRLILALGGCVGMVASRAIVRDIFPVNETARVFSTLLLVMGIAPIIAPTIGGYVTSAFGWKYIFIILSAISAVLILLVYRGLAETKEFDPTVSLKPGKVAKGYFEVLKNREFLTFSMAGSVTMAGMFTYITGSPFVLMEIYGFSETEFGWIFGLNAFGFIAGSQVNRAWLRKRSTESISNITAVILFLVGCVLTFAHFSNILNAPLLLTLLFLFLFFLGFLNPNTTALALEPFTKNAGVASALIGSLRMFSGAVASALISFFFDGTELPMITIMMSCAVIVLILTQYYKSKARA; encoded by the coding sequence GTGACCAAACGACAGCAATACATTATCATTCTCATTTTAGGAGCTATTGCTGCCTTAGGGCCATTTTCTATTGATATGTATTTGCCTGGTTTCTCGGCCATAGCCAAAGACCTAAATACTGACGTGGCCAGTGTTGGTCTGACACTTACCAGCTATTTTATAGGAATTTCTGTGGGGCAATTAATCTATGGTCCACTCGTAGATAGATATGGAAGAAAAAAGCCATTATTAATAGGTCTTTTCATATACCTTGTGGCTGCTTTAGGTTGTGCTCTTTCACCAAGCATAGACTGGCTAATAGCCCTCAGGCTTATACTAGCACTTGGTGGATGTGTAGGTATGGTGGCAAGCCGTGCAATTGTAAGAGATATTTTTCCTGTAAATGAAACGGCTCGTGTGTTTTCTACCCTTCTACTTGTAATGGGAATAGCACCAATAATTGCTCCCACCATTGGTGGATATGTAACCAGCGCTTTTGGCTGGAAATACATTTTTATCATATTAAGTGCTATTTCGGCAGTTTTGATTCTATTAGTTTACCGCGGCTTGGCTGAAACAAAAGAGTTTGACCCAACGGTATCTCTAAAGCCAGGAAAGGTTGCAAAAGGTTACTTTGAAGTTCTTAAAAATAGAGAGTTCCTTACATTTTCAATGGCTGGTAGTGTTACCATGGCTGGTATGTTTACGTATATCACAGGTTCTCCTTTTGTATTAATGGAAATTTATGGATTTTCGGAAACCGAGTTTGGATGGATATTTGGACTAAATGCTTTTGGTTTTATTGCCGGTAGTCAAGTGAACCGGGCATGGCTAAGGAAGCGCAGCACAGAGAGTATTTCAAATATTACTGCGGTTATTTTATTTCTGGTGGGATGTGTTTTAACCTTTGCTCATTTCTCCAACATACTTAATGCGCCACTCCTACTAACTCTACTTTTTTTATTCTTATTTTTTCTCGGATTTCTCAATCCCAATACCACCGCATTGGCACTTGAGCCGTTTACCAAAAATGCAGGTGTTGCATCTGCTCTTATCGGCAGTCTAAGAATGTTTTCCGGAGCTGTAGCCTCAGCTTTAATTAGCTTTTTCTTTGATGGCACAGAATTACCAATGATTACCATAATGATGTCGTGTGCTGTAATAGTGTTGATTCTTACTCAATACTACAAGAGCAAGGCCAGAGCATAA
- a CDS encoding DUF3820 family protein, with the protein MQENGLNPQLLKDLVKMQMPFGKYKGRILCDLPVSYLEWFDAKGYPDGKLGMLLQTMHVIKINGLEDLLKPLKR; encoded by the coding sequence ATGCAGGAAAACGGCCTCAACCCCCAATTACTCAAAGATCTTGTAAAGATGCAGATGCCTTTTGGAAAATATAAAGGGCGAATTCTCTGCGATTTGCCCGTAAGTTACCTTGAATGGTTTGATGCTAAAGGCTACCCTGACGGTAAGCTAGGAATGCTCTTGCAAACTATGCATGTAATTAAAATAAATGGTCTTGAAGACCTTCTCAAACCTCTAAAGCGTTAG